The Planctomicrobium piriforme genome contains the following window.
ACTGGGGCGGCTGGGGTCCACAGATCTACATGGGCTTCGACCCGTTCAACTACCCGCAGCAGGGCTACATCTACTACCCCAGTACCGCCTCCTACAACAACTTCTACAACTACAACTATGGAGCGCCCGCCGGCGGCCTCGTCGCCGACCTGACCCCGTCGACGCTCCTCCCGCTGCCTGGCAACGGCCTTCCGAATGGGTTGCCCACCAGCGGCATCTTCCAGGGGAACTACAGCGCCGGGCAGAATCCGTTTGCCTCGGTTCAGCCTGCTGCGCCGCCTGTCGCCCCTTCGACGCCGGATGAGCAGCAGAAGAGCATGCAGTTCCAGACGCAGGGAGATATTCAGTTTCAGTTTCTGAATTATCTGGCCGCTTCCGAGCGGTATCGGAAATCGATCGACGCCGCCCGCGACCGCGCCGACCCCCGCTACCGCATTGCCCTCACACTGGCCGGGCGCAGCCGCTTCATGGAAGCGGTCGATCAGCTCAAACTCTCGGTTGCGATTGATCCGACCTTCCCGCAGCACGGCGACAGTCTCGATCAGGTGTTCGGCACCATCAACACCTTTGAAAAAACGCGGGTGAAGCAACGAGTCGCCGAATGGACGTTGCAGGATCCCCGCGATCCGAATCGCCTGTTCCTGCTCGGCGCGTTGCTGTACATGGATGGCGATCCAAAATCACAGACGATCCTGAATACCGCCGTCGCCGTGTCTGGCCGTCAGGAACACCTGCTGGCGTTCATGGCCCCGCGCACGACTCCCATTCCGGCAACCGATACGGATCTGAATCCAAAACCAGTGCAGCCGCAACCCCCGCATCCGCAACCGCCGATGGGGATGCAGCGGCCCATGAATCCCCCCGTGCCGGCCAACCCGGTTTTGCCCACTCCGGCACAGCAGCCGCCGATGCAGCAACACCCGATTCCAGCCGTCCCGCCAATGCCGGAATCACGCGAGATCCCGCAATTACCTGGGAACGCCCAACCCAGCCCCCTACCGGCATTTGGAGAAAGCGAAACCTCAGGCCCAGCACTCCCACCACCACCGTAGGAGTGGGGGTCATCGGCCACACTCAACACTCGTCACTCAACTCTCTTGCCAGCTCTGGACACTGGACTTTGTCCCCTCACCCCCGGCCCCTCTCCCCGATGGGACGCTGCGTAAAGGTGGGGAATCGAACTCGGGGCGAGGGGAGCCATCCATTCCCCACACTCAACTCTCAACACTCGTCACTCAACTCCGTGTCTGGCTCTGGACCCTCGACACTGGACTCTCGACTCTTCCACAGTACCCTCGCAGCGCCCAACGCCCTAAAATGCGGCCTTGAACTTCCTGTTCGAGGTAAAGACTCCCCCATGGCGACTCCCCGCGTCTGCGTTTTGCGTGCCCCAGGCACCAACTGTGATTACGAAACCGCTTTCGCCTTCGAGCAATCCGGCGCACAGGCGGATCGCGTGCATCTGTTTCGCCTGCTCGAAGATCCCAAGCTGCTGGCCGACTATCAGGTGCTCTGTATCCCCGGCGGTTTCAGCTACGGCGACGACGTTGGGGCAGGCGTGGTCTTTGCGACACAACTGCGGCACCGACTGACCGAAGCCATCGGCAACTTCCTCCAGCGCGACACCCTCACGCTGGGCATCTGCAACGGCTTTCAGGTGCTTCTGAAGGCCGGCATCCTCCCTGGCGGTTCCGCTGGCTGGTCCGCATCAACGCAGACCCAGCCCCCCGCGACTCTCACTTGGAACGCCAATGGCCGCTACACCGACCTGTGGGTGAACCTGAAAGTCGCTTCGTCGAAGAACGTCTTCCTGCAGGGAATCGACACGCTCCCCTGTCCCATCGCCCATGGCGAAGGCCGGTTGGTCGTCAGCGATCCCGCCATCCTCGCCGACTGGAAAACCAACGGGCAGATCGCCCTGCAATACGTCGACTCTAAGACTGCGCAATGCGACGGAGAGCTGCTGCCGTTTCCGGTGAACCCCAACGGCTCCGTCGCGAACATCGCTGGCCTGGGCGATGCGACCGGCCGCGTCCTCGGCCTGATGCCGCACCCCGAACGCTTTTTGTTCGCGACCCAGCACCCGCAATGGACCCGACTCGGCCTCAAAGGGGACGGTGAAGGCTTCAAACTCTTCCGCAACGCGGTCGCTTATTTTGGGTGAAATCAGTTCCAGCCGACGATCAGCGTCTGCTG
Protein-coding sequences here:
- a CDS encoding polyadenylate binding domain-containing protein, with translation MKLRRMYASAVVACLASSSAFAQSFPTVIGSTGKPYGPTQAEYQYQLQYGRPSPGSNGSGLQFVNGYPGGGGGGGGGHGGWNGGGGNWNHGGNWGGWGPQIYMGFDPFNYPQQGYIYYPSTASYNNFYNYNYGAPAGGLVADLTPSTLLPLPGNGLPNGLPTSGIFQGNYSAGQNPFASVQPAAPPVAPSTPDEQQKSMQFQTQGDIQFQFLNYLAASERYRKSIDAARDRADPRYRIALTLAGRSRFMEAVDQLKLSVAIDPTFPQHGDSLDQVFGTINTFEKTRVKQRVAEWTLQDPRDPNRLFLLGALLYMDGDPKSQTILNTAVAVSGRQEHLLAFMAPRTTPIPATDTDLNPKPVQPQPPHPQPPMGMQRPMNPPVPANPVLPTPAQQPPMQQHPIPAVPPMPESREIPQLPGNAQPSPLPAFGESETSGPALPPPP
- the purQ gene encoding phosphoribosylformylglycinamidine synthase I, producing MATPRVCVLRAPGTNCDYETAFAFEQSGAQADRVHLFRLLEDPKLLADYQVLCIPGGFSYGDDVGAGVVFATQLRHRLTEAIGNFLQRDTLTLGICNGFQVLLKAGILPGGSAGWSASTQTQPPATLTWNANGRYTDLWVNLKVASSKNVFLQGIDTLPCPIAHGEGRLVVSDPAILADWKTNGQIALQYVDSKTAQCDGELLPFPVNPNGSVANIAGLGDATGRVLGLMPHPERFLFATQHPQWTRLGLKGDGEGFKLFRNAVAYFG